A genomic segment from Acidimicrobiales bacterium encodes:
- a CDS encoding maleylpyruvate isomerase family mycothiol-dependent enzyme — protein sequence MSTSDDSLQPVVGAGCLALADFLAELSPSEWDTPSLCEGWRLREVVAHLTMPARYSEEAFMAELRQCGFDFTVLSNRVASRDSELPSADLVGQLRSDVMQHWTPPGGGYAGALNHVVVHGLDVTVPLGRPRVFPDATVRQVLEDLTSGGVHAHFGTEITGRLVATDIDWSHGDGREVTGSAQDLILHLTARRNPVESQTPVR from the coding sequence ATGTCAACTTCAGACGACAGCCTGCAGCCCGTCGTGGGGGCCGGATGCCTGGCCCTGGCTGACTTTCTGGCGGAACTGTCCCCGAGTGAGTGGGACACGCCGTCGCTCTGCGAGGGCTGGCGGCTGCGCGAGGTCGTCGCTCACCTGACGATGCCCGCCCGGTATTCGGAGGAGGCCTTCATGGCCGAGCTCCGGCAGTGCGGCTTCGACTTCACCGTCCTGTCCAACCGGGTTGCGTCCCGGGACTCGGAGCTGCCGAGCGCCGACCTGGTGGGTCAGTTGCGCAGCGACGTCATGCAGCACTGGACGCCTCCCGGGGGCGGGTATGCCGGTGCCCTCAACCACGTCGTGGTGCACGGACTGGACGTCACCGTGCCCCTCGGCCGGCCCCGGGTGTTCCCGGACGCCACCGTGCGCCAGGTGCTGGAGGACCTGACGAGCGGGGGTGTCCACGCCCACTTCGGGACCGAGATCACCGGGCGACTCGTCGCCACCGACATCGACTGGTCCCATGGTGACGGCCGGGAGGTGACCGGATCGGCTCAGGACCTGATCCTGCATCTCACCGCCCGGCGCAACCCGGTCGAGTCGCAGACGCCGGTGCGCTGA